A window of the Chlorocebus sabaeus isolate Y175 chromosome 8, mChlSab1.0.hap1, whole genome shotgun sequence genome harbors these coding sequences:
- the LOC103237018 gene encoding small ribosomal subunit protein uS7-like, translating to MTEWKTAASVVAESPGIKLFGKWSSNDAQIYDTSLQDYTAVKEKYAKYLPHSAEQYATKRFRKAQCPIERLTYSMMMHGRNKRKKVVIVRIVKHAFEIIQLLTGDNPLQVLVNAIINSGPREDCTCIGRARTVRRQAVDVSPLRRVNQVIWPRCKGALEAAFRNIKTIAECLADELINAAKGSSNSYAIKKKDELECVAKSNR from the coding sequence ATGACCGAGTGGAAGACAGCAGCATCAGTGGTAGCAGAGAGCCCTGGCATCAAGCTCTTTGGGAAGTGGAGCTCCAATGATGCGCAGATCTATGACACTTCCTTGCAGGATTACACTGCAGTGAAGGAGAAGTATGCCAAGTACCTGCCTCACAGTGCAGAGCAGTATGCCACCAAACGCTTCCGCAAAGCTCAGTGCCCCATAGAGCGCCTCACTTACTCCATGATGATGCACGGCCGCAACAAACGCAAGAAGGTCGTGATCGTGCGCATCGTCAAGCACGCCTTCGAGATCATCCAGCTGCTCACAGGCGACAACCCTCTGCAGGTCCTGGTGAACGCCATCATCAACAGTGGTCCCCGGGAGGACTGCACATGCATTGGGCGAGCCAGGACCGTGAGACGACAGGCTGTGGACGTGTCCCCATTACGCCGTGTGAATCAGGTCATCTGGCCGCGGTGCAAAGGCGCTCTTGAGGCTGCCTTCCGGAACATCAAGACCATTGCCGAGTGCCTGGCAGATGAGCTCATCAATGCTGCCAAGGGCTCCTCCAACTCCTATGCCATCAAGAAGAAGGACGAGCTGGAGTGTGTGGCCAAGTCCAACCGCTGA